A DNA window from Malus domestica chromosome 12, GDT2T_hap1 contains the following coding sequences:
- the LOC139190026 gene encoding uncharacterized protein isoform X1 produces MSAIDEGNKDEDGFLRMIYSGDRALGSVEMLPVRTSIINENVKTRKLVRTPIKVLDPWNDKGFELAKALHFKHAGEQLARDPDMRRRLLDMYEPRSIDAWKLRQKKPVRVPVRNFTASYILFLCSYAFQRR; encoded by the exons ATGTCTGCAATTGATGAGGGAAATAAGGATGAAGATGGATTTCTTCGCATGATCTACAGTGGAGATAGAGCCCTTGGATCAGTTGAAATGTTACCAGTAAGAACTTCG ATTATTAACGAGAATGTCAAGACGAGGAAGTTAGTTCGCACTCCCATTAAAGTGTTAGACCCGTGGAATGATAAAGGTTTCGAGTTGGCTAAG GCTTTGCATTTTAAGCATGCTGGAGAGCAACTTGCTCGGGATCCTGACATGAG GAGAAGGTTGTTGGACATGTACGAACCACGGAGTATAGATGCATGGAAATTGAGGCAGAAGAAACCAGTTCGCGTACCAGTAAGGAATTTTACTGCATCATACATACTGTTTCTTTGCTCGTATGCATTCCAACGGAGGTAA
- the LOC139190026 gene encoding uncharacterized protein isoform X2, with amino-acid sequence MSAIDEGNKDEDGFLRMIYSGDRALGSVEMLPIINENVKTRKLVRTPIKVLDPWNDKGFELAKALHFKHAGEQLARDPDMRRRLLDMYEPRSIDAWKLRQKKPVRVPVRNFTASYILFLCSYAFQRR; translated from the exons ATGTCTGCAATTGATGAGGGAAATAAGGATGAAGATGGATTTCTTCGCATGATCTACAGTGGAGATAGAGCCCTTGGATCAGTTGAAATGTTACCA ATTATTAACGAGAATGTCAAGACGAGGAAGTTAGTTCGCACTCCCATTAAAGTGTTAGACCCGTGGAATGATAAAGGTTTCGAGTTGGCTAAG GCTTTGCATTTTAAGCATGCTGGAGAGCAACTTGCTCGGGATCCTGACATGAG GAGAAGGTTGTTGGACATGTACGAACCACGGAGTATAGATGCATGGAAATTGAGGCAGAAGAAACCAGTTCGCGTACCAGTAAGGAATTTTACTGCATCATACATACTGTTTCTTTGCTCGTATGCATTCCAACGGAGGTAA